One Odocoileus virginianus isolate 20LAN1187 ecotype Illinois chromosome 4, Ovbor_1.2, whole genome shotgun sequence DNA segment encodes these proteins:
- the DNMT3L gene encoding DNA (cytosine-5)-methyltransferase 3-like has protein sequence MPLQVALRRQAGLAALGVAWPLAWRLGPIKAGLTCLLSLTDAVHPEGTPWILPRLDPSKWCHEQGTQRSPPAFKGSWERPRLGGLWETLGRQERGMAEGPTAGGMQMEEVPRRASGLGPSEAQVAHLLGPPEFPCEAGTHYQHSCPSTPSPPWVGRGERHCGRRVGAEQGPRGSKMEADGAPSRSRCLSCLLVGVPLAATLVLDPEVEHSPDIILVGSSELSSPPSPGPRRDLIAYEVKVNQRDIEDVCICCGSLQVHTQHPLFEGGMCAPCKDKFLECLFLYDDDGYQSYCSICCAGETLLICENPDCTRCYCFECIDTLVGPGTSEKVHAMSNWVCFLCLPFPRSGLLQRRRKWRSGLKAFYDREAENPLEMYKTVPVWKREPIRVLSLFGNIKKELTSLGFLEDGSKPGRLKHLDDVTNVVRRDVVEWGPFDLIYGSTPALGHTCDHPPGWYVYQFHRILQYARPKPGSPQPFFWMFVDNLVLTEEDLDVATRFLETDPVTIQDVRGRTVQNAVHVWSNIPAVKSRHSALVSQEELFLFAQDRQRMKPPAQGPATLVKNCFLPLREYFKYFSTELTSSL, from the exons actggGCCCTATCAAGGccggtctcacgtgtcttctatCTCtcaccgacgccgttcatcctgagggtaccccctggatcctgccgaggctggaccccagcaagtGGTGCCACGAACAGGGAACCCAAAG GAGCCCCCCTGCCTTCAAGGGTTCTTGGGAGAGACCAAggctgggtgggctctgggagaccCTGGGACGACAGGAACGTGGGATGGCTGAGGGGCCCACAGCTGGGGGAATGCAGATGGAGGAGGTGCCGCGGAGGGCCTCGGGCCTCGGGCCCTCTGAGGCCCAAGTGGCCCACCTGCTGGGCCCCCCTGAATTCCCCTGTGAGGCTGGCACTCACTACCAGCATTCCTGCCCCTCAACACCATCCCCGCCCTGGGTTGGGAGGGGTGAGCGTCACTGTGGGAGGCGGGTAGGGGCTGAACAAGGACCCCGAGGCTCCAAGATGGAGGCTGATGGGGCACCTTCTCGCTCTCGCTGTCTGTCCTGTCTCCTGGTTGGTGTCCCTTTGGCCGCTACCCTAGTCCTGGACCCAGAGGTGGAGCACAGTCCGGACATCATCCTAGTGGGTTCCAGCGAACTGTCATCCCCACCATCACCCGGGCCCCGCAGAG atCTTATTGCATACGAAGTCAAGGTCAACCAGCGAGACATAGAAG ATGTGTGTATCTGCTGTGGAAGTCTCCAGGTGCACACACAGCACCCTCTGTTTGAAGGGGGGATGTGTGCTCCCTGCAAG GACAAGTTCCTGGAGTGCCTCTTCCTGTATGACGATGACGGGTACCAGTCCTACTGCTCCATCTGCTGCGCCGGGGAGACACTACTCATCTGCGAGAATCCCGACTGCACCCG ATGCTACTGTTTCGAGTGCATTGACACCCTGGTTGGCCCCGGGACCTCGGAGAAGGTTCACGCCATGAGCAACTGGGTCTGCTTCCTTTGCTTGCCCTTCCCCCGGAGTGGGCTGCTGCAGAGAAGAAGGAAGTGGCGGTCGGGGCTGAAGGCCTTCTATGACCGGGAGGCG gaGAATCCCCTTGAGATGTACAAAACTGTGCCTGTGTGGAAGAGAGAGCCCATCCGGGTGCTGTCCCTTTTTGGGAACATCAAGAAAG AGCTGACAAGTCTGGGCTTTTTGGAAGATGGTTCTAAGCCGGGAAGATTGAAACATTTGGATGACGTCACCAACGTAGTGAGGAGGGAC GTAGTCGAGTGGGGCCCCTTTGACCTCATCTATGGTTCCACGCCTGCCCTGGGCCACACCTGCGACCATCCCCCCG GGTGGTACGTGTACCAGTTCCACCGCATCCTGCAGTACGCGAGGCCCAAGCCTGGCAGCCCCCAGCCCTTCTTCTGGATGTTCGTGGACAACCTGGTGCTGACGGAGGAGGACCTGGATGTGGCCACTCGCTTCCTGGAG ACTGACCCGGTGACCATCCAGGATGTCCGTGGCAGGACTGTCCAGAATGCCGTGCACGTGTGGAGCAACATCCCTGCTGTGAAGAG CAGGCACTCGGCTCTGGTGTCCCAGGAGGAACTCTTCCTATTCGCTCAGGACAGGCAGCGAATGAAGCCCCCTGCCCAGGGCCCGGCCACCCTGGTGAAGAATTGCTTTCTCCCCCTGAGAgagtatttcaaatatttttcaacagAACTCACTTCCTCTTTATAA